A genomic window from Megalobrama amblycephala isolate DHTTF-2021 linkage group LG2, ASM1881202v1, whole genome shotgun sequence includes:
- the hrh2b gene encoding histamine receptor H2b produces MTFTALRWVVLVTFIALTICGNVLVCLAVATSRRLHQISSCFILSLAVTDLLLGLLVLPLSAMLELRNGRWPLGGVFCNIYISLDVMLCSASILTLLAISVDRYLAISNPLSYPRRVTPRRVAITLTAIWTCSLAVSFVSINLGWNTPDFRVQNLDWNMWDEGEEGRTCRYEWNNNYVLLKAFGIFYLPLLVMCGMYHRIFCVAREQVRRIRATTPSSAQAANAVATAREHKATVTLAAVLGAFVICWFPYFTYFTYMGMWAETHPNKLTHSIVLWLGYLNSALNPILYPALNRDFRRACAQLLCCRRSNQGEMPFVHPF; encoded by the exons ATGACATTCACTGCCCTGCGTTGGGTGGTACTGGTGACCTTCATCGCTCTGACCATTTGTGGAAACGTGTTGGTTTGTCTGGCTGTGGCCACCAGTCGGCGTCTTCACCAGATTAGTAGCTGTTTTATACTATCACTGGCTGTGACAGACTTGCTGCTGGGTTTGCTGGTACTGCCACTCTCTGCCATGCTGGAATTACGCAATGGGAGATGGCCTCTCGGAGGTGTTTTTTGCAACATCTACATCTCTCTGGATGTAATGCTCTGCAGTGCTTCAATCCTCACTCTACTAGCCATTAGTGTTGATCGTTATCTTGCAATTTCCAACCCACTCAGCTATCCCAGAAgggtcacacctaggagggtGGCGATCACTCTAACCGCAATCTGGACATGCTCTCTGGCAGTGTCCTTTGTGTCTATTAACCTAGGCTGGAACACACCTGATTTCAGAGTGCAAAACCTGGACTGGAACATGTGGGATGAAGGAGAGGAAGGCAGGACCTGCCGCTATGAATGGAATAATAACTATGTGCTGCTGAAAGCATTTGGAATCTTCTACCTCCCTCTGCTGGTCATGTGTGGAATGTACCATCGAATATTCTGTGTTGCACGTGAGCAG GTGCGTCGTATACGGGCAACTACTCCTTCGTCTGCTCAGGCTGCAAATGCAGTTGCCACTGCACGGGAACACAAAGCCACAGTGACCCTGGCTGCAGTGCTTGGTGCTTTTGTCATTTGCTGGTTTCCCTATTTCACCTACTTCACATACATGGGAATGTGGGCAGAGACCCATCCGAACAAACTGACTCACTCTATTGTTCTTTGGTTGGGATACCTCAACTCTGCACTGAACCCCATTCTCTACCCAGCCTTAAACCGGGATTTCCGTCGGGCATGCGCACAGCTTCTCTGCTGTAGACGCAGCAATCAGGGGGAAATGCCTTTTGTTCACCCCTTCTAA